ATAAACAACAGGCCTCACTAGCTCAACGGCTGGACATCACTGATAATATCCGCCTCTATGACCCAAGCAATATGACCGATCTTGTCATCTCGTTCCCCGAACAGTGTCGACATGCGATCGATATCGGTCAGCAAATCGACATCGATCCTCCGAACAAGATTAAGTCCATTTTAGTAACCGGACTCGGTGGATCAGCTGTTGGGGGGGATTATCTCCAGATTCTTTTCAATCGATTCGGAAGCATTCCCGTAGCTGTTAATCGAGATTACGACATCCCCAGTTGGGTCAATAAAGAAACATTAGTATTTGCCAATAGCTACTCAGGCAATACGGAAGAAACCCTCTCAGCCTATTCACAAGCTAAAGTAAAAGGCGCTCATGTTTTTTGCCTAACAAGCGGTGGTCAACTGATGAGCCGCGCCAAAGATGACGGCTATCCAGTCATCACAATCCCCGGAGGTCAACCGCCAAGAGCTTCTCTTGGTTATATGTTCCTGCCAATGGTGATCATGTTTATGAAGTGGGGTTGGCTGCCGATGGGGAATTCTTCCCAACACACTTTTGATCAACTTACAGGCTTACGAGATGATGCCAATATCGATATTCCAACCGAAATAAACTTTGCTAAACAGCTAGCAGTAAACCTTTTTGGAAATCTCCCTCTCATTTATGGCGAAAGCTACAAGGCTGTTATCGCCAATCGCTGGAAGTGCCAATTTAACGAGAACACAAAAATATTGGCCTATTCAAACGCCTATCCAGAACTAACTCACAACGAAATAATGGGTTGGGAACAAGCGAAACTGCAAGCGGATAATCTAGCGGTATTAACTCTTACCGACGGTCTGGAAAGTCCAAAGATGAAAACGAGAATGCATGTCATGACAGAGAAGATGAACTCTGCAGCATTCCAGCAAGTAATAGAATTCAACGTAAAACATTCCGGCGGCTCCGAAACCGGCGATTTCCTGGACCGAATGCTAAGAATGACTTACCTTGCCGACTTCGTCAGTATCTACCTAGCTGCCCTCTACAAGGTAGATCCCTACATTATCGGCTCGATAAATGACTTGAAGAGCGCTTTATCGGTTGTTAAGTAATAACTGTTGTTTCTGTGATAGTTTGCATAAACTTTCAAGCAGATAGCCACGGGCACAAATACCTCCCATAGACACTTTTGACAAAGATAATGGGCGGCCCTAGTGGGGCCGCCCATTATGAAGTTGACCGAGAATAACTTACCCTAAAATTCCGCGTTCTTTGGAGTTCGTGGAAATGGGACTACGTCGCGAATGTTCTTCATCCCCGTAAGGAACATCATCATTCTCTCAAAACCAAGTCCAAAGCCTGCGTGCGGGGCGCTGCCGAAGCGGCGAAGGTCTAGGTACCACCAATAAGCGCTCTCATCCAATCCCTGTTCGCGAATACGTTCGACA
This window of the bacterium genome carries:
- a CDS encoding bifunctional phosphoglucose/phosphomannose isomerase, coding for KQQASLAQRLDITDNIRLYDPSNMTDLVISFPEQCRHAIDIGQQIDIDPPNKIKSILVTGLGGSAVGGDYLQILFNRFGSIPVAVNRDYDIPSWVNKETLVFANSYSGNTEETLSAYSQAKVKGAHVFCLTSGGQLMSRAKDDGYPVITIPGGQPPRASLGYMFLPMVIMFMKWGWLPMGNSSQHTFDQLTGLRDDANIDIPTEINFAKQLAVNLFGNLPLIYGESYKAVIANRWKCQFNENTKILAYSNAYPELTHNEIMGWEQAKLQADNLAVLTLTDGLESPKMKTRMHVMTEKMNSAAFQQVIEFNVKHSGGSETGDFLDRMLRMTYLADFVSIYLAALYKVDPYIIGSINDLKSALSVVK